In Coffea eugenioides isolate CCC68of chromosome 4, Ceug_1.0, whole genome shotgun sequence, the genomic stretch TTATTCTATTATTTGTATATGAAATATAGAAAAGACAAGATTTCTACAGTATCATGCATGTGTTGACCAAAATTGAATTAGCAGTGAAGCGAAAGTTGTTATCTAAAGTCCAATTACTTGGGTCAGATGCATATATCCTCTATCTTTGCGTAACTAACTACCCTTCATGATCAGGGGCCTGATTATGAAGAGTTCGTCAAGGCAGCAACATCTGACAATGAAATTCAGTTTATTGAAACAAGCAGCCCAGAAATTGCCAAAGTTCTGTTTCCTGATGCTAGGCATACTTATCCTTTCCTTGGCCTAACTAAAAATGAACCGGAGAGATACACTACATATGGTAAGCTCATGATTCAAATGCACTAAACCTTGTATTTGCATAAGGTTCTTATTAACTAGTACCTTTTTGTGTCACTAAACATTGTCTAGGCCTCCCATCCACCATTCTTGGTTTTTAGGGATAGATATCTCTTTTTTAAATTAAGGTTTGATTATGTATTTATTGCAGTTTGACTCTTTCTTTATAAGCTTAAAGCAATGTTAAGTGGCGTTACGATGTTTCTATTTTTTGATTAGTCTACATTGACGTGCAGATGATGCTATGGTTCTCTTCTGTGCTTTAGGAATTTGTCTACATTATGCCAGAATATCCTATCAGATTTATATTTGACAAGAATGTCTTGTTGCTTGCAGAGGACACCTTTAATGTAGATGGGATCTTGCAATTTTTGGACAATAACAAGTTCCCCCTAATTACTGTACTGACTGAATTTAATTCTGCCCAAGTATACTCCAGCACAAAGAAGCTCCAGGTTGCTGTTGCTTATAAATGATTCCCTTATTagttcttttattttcctttctcttACACTCAGCATATTTGATCTTGTTTTAATATCATCTTGGGCTCAAATTCTTGGTCTAAAAAAATAGgaagataaagaaagaaaaatagatgTCTGCGTCTTTGTATGTTCATATTGTTCTCTTCTCTGCCTGAATTGCTTCGTTTGGATATTTTGATATTGCTGCCAATCACTATTTGTTAACCTGCCTCTATTTCTCCCAGGTGTATATTTTTGCTGAAGCTGATGATTTGAAGAAACTCACTGAACCTTTGCAAGAAGTTGCTAGGAAGTTCAAATTAAAGGTTGATAACTGATCAAAGGAACCACTGGGGATCCCTTTCCATTATTATCATCTAATCTACTTGAGCATCATGTCGTGTGCAGATAATGTTGATATTCGTAGATATCAAAGAAGACAACCTTGCAAAGCCCTTCCTCACTTTATTTGGTCTAGAGGATTCAGAAGATATAGTTGTTAGTTTCCTATTATCAGTCTTTTGGTGTTCACTCAAGTTGGCAATTCTGTACTCTCAGCTGCTTTTGCTGAGGCAAACATAATCTTTTGCTCAAATTTGCAGGTGACAGCTTTTGATTACAACAACAGCTTCAAGTATCTGTTGGAGTCAGATCCTACACCAACAAAAATAGAAGTAAAAGTTTTGCTCTATTTCATTGCCTTCTGAAATATATTAATTTCATGAGAGAAGTTATTCAACTCTATTGGCATTTTAGGAATTTTGCTTGGGGCTTTTTCATGGAACATTGTCACCATTCTTCAAGTCGCAGCCAATCCCTGATAATGTGAGTTTTGTGGTAATATATCACATCGAATAGTTAGATTTTGCTTACTGCCTTGTTCTAAAATCCTAGAAGGTTATGGTTTTGTAACTTTGATTTATGTATTCTGCATTTACCCTGATTCAAATTATGCATCCCAACCAGCTCTGTGAATTTTCTAATGTCTGGTTAAGCGAATTGAGGAGCATGGCCTCAGTTTGAGGGCTGTAAGAATCAAGTTCATTGAGTTTCATCATTCTTGAATTCTTTTAAGTGTATGCTTTATGTTTATTGAGTCTCacaattttattttgtttctttaacTGCTTCTCATGTTCATTTCCTCCATTTCCTATAAAATCCTTTATCTAACGGGAAAAACATATCTCAaattgtgaaaatttcagaaggATGCCAGTATATTGACTGTTGTTGGCAAGACATTTGATGATTTGGTTCTTCGAAGCCCCAAGAATATTCTTTTAGAGGTTAGAAGTTCTTATTTTACTTGGTTAGCCCCACTCTAGCTTTGTGTATTTAATGCTATAATTTTATCCGGAGCAATCTTGTTAGTTTTGCAGTCATTTTCGATTTCTAGAATGTTGGATAGAATCTTTGAAGTTTAAATCTTCATAGCAGAGAAGTTTCACTTTCTGTAGCCATGGCCATTTTTAGGTACATACACCATGGTGCATAACCTGCGAAGCAACCACCAAGCAAATGGAGAAGTTGGCCAAACATTTCAGGGGATTGGAAGACCTAGTTTTTGCAAGGATTGATGCTTCAGAGAACGAACATCCAAAGCTACAGGTACAAATATGTTTTTGCAAGTTTAAAAATGATTAGTAACTTATGCAGGAGTCTTTAATGATTCCATTTTAATTCTCCAGAAATACTAGAACAAACTTGCACATACTAAATCAAACACCACTTAGGTGATCAAAGTATGTTTGTAGAATAGAAAAGCCTTTCCTACGTGCATCTCTTACAAGCAGTGTTGCATAAGTCAATCTGCATTTTCATTGATAGGAACTCCATGTGATGTTCTCCTGGAACTGTTTAtaactgagagagagagagagagagagagagagatacaGTAGTTAGAACCGTAAAGAGAGGTATTGATATGAATCCTGGTGATTACAAGCCGTATCTAAAACAAGCCTTGCCGATACAGTCCTTAAAAGTGCGATTCTTGCAGGTAGAAGAATATCCAACGTTGTTGTTCTACACCTCCAAGGACAAGCAAAACCCGGTATTTACATCATGGACATGTTTCATTACTACCATTCATATAACTGCTCTTTTAACCTTCTTTCACTGGAATTGGCTTTCTCAATGCAGATTAGATTTTCTACAAAATCTGGCTCCAAGGAGTTAGCGTCCCTGATCAACAAACACCTAAAGAACCAGGATGACATTTCAAAGGATGAGCTGTAGAGCATGGTCATACTCGATTTTGAGAAAGAATATGGCCGGCAAATCATGCATAGCAATTATACTGGACTGGAGAGTTCTTTTTCCAAATGCTCTTTGGTTGCTCAAGCTGATGAGTTTCATTGATATAATATACAGGACAATATATTTCTCAGTCTTGTT encodes the following:
- the LOC113769515 gene encoding protein disulfide isomerase-like 1-6 isoform X1, with product MPTPKHTSRFILFSLILLFSLSFFSIRVVFSQSTPADEEDGEDMEALEELIALDEEADVEQNPDGVHGETKDKPSGAQVLSKAQRIVLELNSDYAKRVVDENEYVLVLGYAPWCMRSAELMPRFAEAATALKELGSSLLMAKLDAERYPKAASTLGIKGFPTLLLFVNGTSQPYSGGFTSEEIVIWARKRTGSPIIRISSLTEANEFLKKHSTFVVGLFENFEGPDYEEFVKAATSDNEIQFIETSSPEIAKVLFPDARHTYPFLGLTKNEPERYTTYEDTFNVDGILQFLDNNKFPLITVLTEFNSAQVYSSTKKLQVYIFAEADDLKKLTEPLQEVARKFKLKIMLIFVDIKEDNLAKPFLTLFGLEDSEDIVVTAFDYNNSFKYLLESDPTPTKIEEFCLGLFHGTLSPFFKSQPIPDNVSFVKDASILTVVGKTFDDLVLRSPKNILLEVHTPWCITCEATTKQMEKLAKHFRGLEDLVFARIDASENEHPKLQVEEYPTLLFYTSKDKQNPIRFSTKSGSKELASLINKHLKNQDDISKDEL
- the LOC113769515 gene encoding protein disulfide isomerase-like 1-6 isoform X2 — encoded protein: MPTPKHTSRFILFSLILLFSLSFFSIRVVFSQSTPADEEDGEDMEALEELIALDEEADVEQNPDGVHGETKDKPSGAQVLSKAQRIVLELNSDYAKRVVDENEYVLVLGYAPWCMRSAELMPRFAEAATALKELGSSLLMAKLDAERYPKAASTLGIKGFPTLLLFVNGTSQPYSGGFTSEEIVIWARKRTGSPIIRISSLTEANEFLKKHSTFVVGLFENFEGPDYEEFVKAATSDNEIQFIETSSPEIAKVLFPDARHTYPFLGLTKNEPERYTTYEDTFNVDGILQFLDNNKFPLITVLTEFNSAQVYSSTKKLQVYIFAEADDLKKLTEPLQEVARKFKLKIMLIFVDIKEDNLAKPFLTLFGLEDSEDIVVTAFDYNNSFKYLLESDPTPTKIEEFCLGLFHGTLSPFFKSQPIPDNKDASILTVVGKTFDDLVLRSPKNILLEVHTPWCITCEATTKQMEKLAKHFRGLEDLVFARIDASENEHPKLQVEEYPTLLFYTSKDKQNPIRFSTKSGSKELASLINKHLKNQDDISKDEL